One window from the genome of Streptomyces sp. NBC_00287 encodes:
- a CDS encoding type II secretion system F family protein — protein sequence MAKRMTGYIALLGLLGVGFGTGIVVLIRSIRKASDSTATSRQIRVPRLLQLHDQWGRWLVWSGLAGFVTALITGWTVAGLLAAGAAWTLPRAFGGSAANRQETERVEGIAGWTEMLRDTLAAAAGLEQAIMATAHTAPKAVRRQVQTLAVRLAGGQRLARALRRLADELADPAADLVIAALILASEHQARQLSIVLGELASAARAQVEMRQRVEASRARARTTMRVVVSTTLLFAGGLVLFNPVFLTPYDTPAGQLVLLLIGALFAVAFAWLHRLARIEQPERFLTALETIGDVPGTVNGAPREVAP from the coding sequence GTGGCGAAGCGCATGACTGGATACATCGCCTTACTGGGTCTTCTCGGCGTCGGCTTCGGTACCGGGATCGTGGTGCTGATCCGTTCGATCCGAAAAGCCTCCGACTCAACGGCAACTTCGAGGCAGATTCGGGTGCCGCGGCTTCTCCAGCTCCACGATCAATGGGGGCGATGGCTGGTCTGGTCGGGGCTCGCGGGGTTCGTGACGGCGTTGATCACAGGCTGGACCGTCGCTGGCCTGTTGGCGGCGGGAGCGGCGTGGACTCTTCCACGGGCCTTCGGCGGAAGTGCCGCCAATCGCCAGGAGACTGAGCGCGTCGAAGGCATAGCCGGCTGGACGGAGATGCTCCGCGACACACTGGCCGCCGCTGCCGGTCTCGAACAGGCCATCATGGCAACCGCGCACACCGCGCCCAAGGCGGTGCGTCGGCAAGTCCAGACCCTTGCGGTGAGGCTCGCCGGTGGCCAACGGCTCGCCAGGGCGTTACGGCGCCTCGCGGACGAGCTGGCCGACCCGGCGGCCGACTTGGTGATCGCCGCCTTGATCCTCGCCTCAGAACACCAGGCCCGCCAACTCTCCATCGTCCTTGGTGAGTTGGCATCGGCAGCGCGAGCCCAGGTCGAGATGCGGCAGCGTGTCGAAGCGAGCCGGGCTCGTGCTCGTACGACGATGCGCGTGGTCGTGAGCACCACGCTGCTGTTCGCCGGCGGCCTGGTCCTCTTCAACCCGGTGTTCTTGACCCCGTACGACACCCCGGCCGGACAGTTGGTCCTGTTGCTGATTGGTGCCCTCTTCGCCGTCGCCTTCGCATGGCTCCACCGGCTGGCCCGGATCGAGCAACCGGAACGCTTCCTCACGGCTCTGGAGACGATCGGGGATGTGCCAGGCACAGTCAACGGCGCACCCAGGGAGGTGGCCCCGTGA
- a CDS encoding TadE/TadG family type IV pilus assembly protein has product MGRTCPSDKGAGTVEMVIVLPLVLTLVLMLAQAALYLHAAHIAQATAAHALAATRVEGGTAPEGRSEADRVLTQLGRGPLRNARVAAHRNAEQAEVSVHGTVSGILPFLELPVRARSAGPVEEFKAAQEPAP; this is encoded by the coding sequence ATAGGACGGACCTGCCCTTCGGACAAGGGCGCAGGCACGGTCGAAATGGTTATCGTCCTGCCGCTCGTGCTGACCCTGGTCCTGATGCTGGCCCAAGCCGCCCTGTACCTGCACGCCGCTCACATCGCTCAGGCGACCGCGGCGCACGCCCTGGCCGCGACCCGGGTGGAAGGCGGAACGGCGCCTGAGGGCCGATCGGAGGCGGATCGGGTCCTGACCCAGCTCGGACGAGGTCCGCTACGCAACGCGCGTGTCGCTGCCCATCGGAACGCCGAACAGGCCGAAGTCAGCGTCCACGGGACCGTCAGCGGCATCCTGCCGTTCCTGGAGCTACCAGTGCGAGCCCGCTCGGCCGGACCGGTGGAAGAGTTCAAGGCCGCCCAGGAGCCAGCGCCATGA
- a CDS encoding SAF domain-containing protein, whose amino-acid sequence MAATHISDRESVLVLAGPVTVGQKLSEQDLHDISVSADSNLAAISARSRPDVVGRSAAYTLPAGTLLTKDVLGAPRTPPVGQAVAAVALKAGQYPHELRAGAWVTVVAASTDAATGARKAGSSAWRATVTDVHANAGERLTEVSLQMAEADARELAAKPSDRISLVVVEGGGE is encoded by the coding sequence GTGGCGGCCACGCACATCTCGGACCGAGAGAGCGTGCTCGTTCTGGCCGGGCCCGTGACCGTCGGACAGAAGCTGTCGGAGCAGGACCTGCACGACATCAGCGTTTCTGCCGACAGCAACCTCGCGGCGATTTCCGCCCGGTCAAGACCCGACGTGGTGGGACGGAGCGCCGCCTACACGCTGCCCGCCGGGACATTGCTGACGAAGGACGTGCTCGGCGCACCGAGGACTCCGCCGGTCGGCCAGGCCGTGGCCGCGGTGGCGCTGAAGGCCGGCCAATACCCGCATGAACTGCGCGCGGGCGCCTGGGTCACCGTGGTCGCCGCCTCGACTGATGCGGCGACCGGAGCGCGAAAGGCCGGATCGTCCGCCTGGCGCGCCACGGTGACGGACGTACATGCGAACGCCGGCGAACGACTTACGGAGGTCTCCCTCCAGATGGCGGAGGCCGACGCACGTGAGCTGGCCGCGAAGCCCTCCGACCGGATCAGCCTCGTCGTAGTCGAGGGGGGAGGGGAGTGA
- a CDS encoding CpaF family protein translates to MTFGTPAEWLRRRLREELPRRLSEQIRADEAQGLPTMSEAERRSRVEKLLVDIAEEHTQVMLTHGQEVVQPEAEQLVIASVVNEVLGLGGLEPLLKNPEIENININGIRVFVRYADGRRDRLPPVVDSDAELIDLIRGLAARSGVEERRFDRGSPGVSFQLPGGERVFAVMAVTPRPSVSIRRHRFQRVTLAELRQAGTIDRGLESFLGAVVRARKNVLVTGGTGIGKTTMLRALAAEVPPWERLITIEDVLELGLDADPKAHPDVVSMQARESNIEGQGAVSQTELVRWALRMSPDRVIVGEVRGSEVIPMCNAMSQGNDGSMGTLHSSTSRGAFTKLAAYAVQGPEHLPLEATNLLVASALDFVVHLDRPRDDHSQRVVSSIREVVDADDRQIVSNEVFHPASDLRAVPGVPLRVETLEDLVAAGFDPAMLHADHWWRSA, encoded by the coding sequence ATGACGTTCGGCACGCCGGCGGAATGGCTGCGACGCAGGCTGAGGGAGGAGTTACCGAGGCGGCTCTCGGAGCAGATACGAGCCGACGAGGCCCAGGGCCTTCCCACGATGTCGGAAGCCGAGCGCCGCTCGCGTGTGGAGAAGCTCCTCGTGGACATCGCCGAGGAGCACACGCAGGTGATGCTCACGCACGGCCAGGAGGTCGTGCAACCGGAGGCCGAGCAACTCGTCATCGCCTCCGTGGTCAACGAGGTGCTCGGGCTGGGCGGCTTGGAGCCGCTCCTCAAAAACCCCGAGATCGAGAACATCAACATCAACGGCATCCGGGTCTTCGTCCGATACGCCGACGGTCGACGTGACCGCCTGCCCCCAGTTGTTGACTCCGACGCCGAACTGATCGACCTCATCCGAGGGTTGGCGGCGCGCTCGGGAGTGGAGGAGCGCCGCTTCGACCGCGGCAGCCCGGGCGTCAGCTTCCAACTTCCAGGCGGTGAACGCGTCTTCGCCGTCATGGCGGTGACCCCACGTCCCTCGGTCTCGATCCGTCGGCACCGCTTCCAACGCGTGACCCTCGCCGAGCTACGCCAGGCCGGCACGATCGACCGGGGCCTGGAGTCGTTCCTCGGAGCGGTGGTCCGGGCGCGCAAGAACGTCCTGGTCACCGGTGGCACCGGGATCGGCAAGACGACGATGCTCCGCGCGCTGGCAGCGGAGGTCCCACCGTGGGAGCGTCTGATCACTATCGAGGATGTCCTCGAACTCGGCCTCGATGCCGATCCCAAGGCGCATCCGGATGTCGTGTCGATGCAGGCCCGCGAGTCGAATATCGAGGGACAGGGGGCTGTGAGCCAGACAGAACTCGTGCGCTGGGCGCTGCGCATGTCGCCGGACCGGGTGATCGTCGGAGAGGTGCGCGGGTCGGAGGTGATCCCGATGTGCAACGCGATGAGCCAGGGCAACGACGGCTCCATGGGCACCCTCCACTCCTCCACCAGCCGTGGAGCCTTCACGAAACTGGCCGCATACGCCGTTCAAGGGCCCGAGCACCTGCCCCTCGAGGCAACGAACTTGCTCGTCGCGTCCGCACTGGACTTCGTCGTCCACCTGGACAGGCCGCGGGACGATCACAGCCAACGGGTGGTGTCCTCAATTCGTGAGGTCGTCGACGCCGACGACAGGCAGATCGTCTCCAATGAGGTGTTCCACCCAGCCTCGGATCTACGTGCCGTACCCGGTGTCCCCCTGCGTGTGGAGACGCTTGAGGACCTCGTCGCCGCAGGATTCGACCCCGCCATGCTGCATGCCGACCATTGGTGGCGAAGCGCATGA
- a CDS encoding helix-turn-helix domain-containing protein, whose amino-acid sequence MTRLAQWHWATPQAELLLSSRDLGGILRFYRRVHGLNQTGLGELLGYDKTYISALELGKRSLEDISSRRHLCDRLQLPPHVLGVTDAADTDHRAMLQFGESTVRLAELARQSGHAAEAVSELWPLVSRLEARVEDGHAERDVLHLLARARVGLGVALGNVLPEERLSTAAHWTAKALALVDYFEDPAMTSYALRMHGNELRKARLRGAAVQRLCRAAALAPDVDGRAAALPLLARAAGALGNGELFDRVMRETEALISSVEHTSLFNPFSLYEIRLRGLVATGRTSAAIRLVEHRPTPTTTVAPQWHVIQLVTVAHVQLLAGDRSGAAESLDVAVREAVMQNLPHQLQRIMRATRTELPSAHEAATRALDRIRGEMAA is encoded by the coding sequence GTGACACGCCTCGCCCAGTGGCATTGGGCCACCCCGCAGGCCGAACTGCTCCTGTCCAGCCGGGACTTGGGCGGGATCCTGCGTTTCTACCGCCGAGTGCACGGCCTTAACCAGACCGGCCTCGGTGAACTCCTGGGATACGACAAGACCTACATCTCCGCCCTCGAACTCGGGAAACGGAGCCTGGAGGACATCAGCTCCCGGCGCCACCTCTGCGATCGACTGCAGCTGCCACCCCACGTGCTCGGCGTGACGGACGCGGCCGACACCGACCACCGGGCGATGCTTCAGTTCGGCGAATCCACGGTCCGGCTTGCCGAACTCGCCCGCCAGTCCGGCCACGCAGCTGAGGCAGTCTCCGAGCTCTGGCCGCTGGTCAGCCGTCTCGAAGCCCGAGTCGAGGACGGACACGCGGAACGAGACGTTCTCCATTTGCTGGCCCGAGCGCGCGTCGGGCTGGGTGTGGCGCTGGGCAACGTCCTGCCGGAGGAGAGGCTGAGCACCGCTGCCCATTGGACGGCGAAAGCCCTCGCCCTCGTCGACTACTTCGAAGACCCGGCCATGACGTCGTACGCCCTGCGCATGCACGGGAACGAGCTGCGCAAGGCCCGGCTCCGGGGCGCTGCTGTGCAACGGCTGTGCCGGGCCGCAGCATTGGCTCCGGACGTCGATGGACGTGCCGCCGCCCTGCCGCTGCTGGCGCGCGCGGCCGGCGCACTCGGCAACGGTGAGCTGTTCGACCGGGTGATGAGGGAAACGGAGGCTCTGATTTCGTCCGTGGAACACACCAGCTTGTTCAACCCGTTCTCGCTGTACGAGATTCGGTTGCGAGGCCTGGTGGCGACCGGCCGTACGAGCGCTGCCATACGGCTGGTGGAACACCGGCCCACGCCCACCACGACCGTGGCACCGCAATGGCACGTCATCCAGCTGGTCACCGTGGCGCACGTCCAGCTTCTCGCCGGTGATCGCAGCGGCGCGGCGGAGTCCCTGGACGTCGCTGTCCGGGAAGCGGTGATGCAGAACCTCCCGCACCAATTGCAGCGCATCATGCGGGCCACGCGGACGGAACTGCCCTCTGCGCATGAGGCCGCCACGCGGGCACTGGATCGCATCCGCGGAGAGATGGCTGCGTAG
- a CDS encoding pilus assembly protein TadG-related protein — protein sequence MNWLRLCVSDQRRTAERDDGQVTVFVVVIAVAVLMFAGLVLDGGMALAARVRAIGEAEEAARRGAQAIDVEAYRADGTLRLAPGQARTLAQGYLATTGDSGIVTVAEDAVSVTVTAHHETQLLDLFGIQTLTVTGVGSAHPVLGITSPEP from the coding sequence GTGAACTGGCTCCGCCTTTGTGTATCTGACCAACGTCGTACAGCCGAGCGGGACGATGGCCAGGTCACCGTGTTCGTCGTCGTCATCGCGGTGGCCGTCCTGATGTTCGCCGGTCTCGTCCTGGACGGCGGTATGGCCCTCGCCGCGCGGGTTCGAGCTATCGGAGAGGCGGAGGAAGCCGCCCGGCGCGGTGCCCAGGCCATCGACGTGGAGGCGTATCGGGCGGACGGAACCCTGCGCCTGGCTCCCGGCCAGGCGAGGACGCTCGCCCAGGGCTACCTCGCCACCACCGGGGACTCGGGCATCGTCACCGTTGCCGAGGACGCGGTCTCCGTGACCGTCACAGCCCACCACGAGACCCAACTCCTCGATCTGTTCGGCATACAAACGCTGACGGTCACCGGCGTCGGCTCCGCCCACCCCGTTCTCGGCATCACCTCCCCCGAACCCTGA
- a CDS encoding 5-formyltetrahydrofolate cyclo-ligase, with protein sequence MAATHDKAKQRVRTEVWDALDAAGAVHNDTAHGRIPHFKGAEEAADRLAELDAWKSARVIKAVPDKAQLPVRARALADGKVLYMAVPKLATAKPFYVLDPTALDVPPYEAATSRVASTVAPTADVDALRPIDVVVLGSVAVNRSGARIGKGAGYSDIEFALLSEAGLVNADTLIVTTVHELQVIDTPIPTTEHDVNVDVIVTPDEVITCSSPFRPAGILWNHLDAAKVAAIPALEARKGR encoded by the coding sequence GTGGCCGCGACGCACGACAAGGCGAAGCAACGCGTACGGACTGAGGTATGGGATGCCCTCGACGCGGCCGGCGCAGTCCACAACGACACGGCGCACGGACGCATCCCCCACTTCAAGGGCGCCGAGGAAGCAGCGGACCGTCTCGCGGAACTGGATGCCTGGAAAAGCGCCAGGGTGATCAAGGCGGTTCCGGACAAGGCTCAGTTGCCGGTACGTGCACGCGCCCTAGCGGACGGCAAGGTCCTCTACATGGCGGTACCGAAGCTGGCCACGGCCAAGCCCTTCTACGTCCTCGATCCGACCGCCCTCGATGTTCCCCCGTACGAGGCGGCCACCAGCCGAGTTGCGTCGACCGTCGCCCCGACCGCCGACGTCGACGCACTGCGCCCCATCGACGTCGTGGTCCTCGGCAGCGTCGCGGTCAACCGCTCCGGCGCGCGCATCGGCAAAGGTGCGGGCTACTCCGACATCGAGTTCGCCCTGCTGAGTGAGGCCGGACTGGTCAACGCCGACACGCTTATCGTCACCACTGTCCATGAGCTCCAGGTGATTGACACGCCCATCCCGACGACAGAGCACGACGTCAACGTGGATGTGATCGTCACACCGGACGAGGTCATCACGTGCAGCTCGCCGTTCCGCCCGGCCGGCATCCTCTGGAACCACCTCGACGCGGCGAAAGTTGCCGCGATTCCGGCCCTTGAGGCGCGTAAGGGACGCTGA
- a CDS encoding BTAD domain-containing putative transcriptional regulator, giving the protein MPARHRSRPTRPTRIGTGLLLRWLGILRGLLAAATLTTLVCGTPWALIHYVGWPLPRSWPSWSKAEVVLLAPMTTGFMLRMVACALWPVWAAFVVGVSGAVWDEIRALPRPVTPRPGPLGTLAAALVGTIVVALLAQRSEVLHEAKPAVAMSDGPFEMQDTIEVDPPRDGIHDNLWRIAERSLGEGNRWPELYALNRGVRQPDGDALADPDLIRPGWILRLPSHSSSPPETGPPSHREPRTPAPHPSYSWDQATPSPRPDSSAPTTRPSATESAPSQPSDESDRGPGITLPSGAFVGIGLASVITAALVVAHRRRRARYRPGSGVRDDLDLAPVIRALRLANENATGTDELDQPASAGPEQGGHVIGVREGRALAWDLARARGVGFVGPGGLDAVRALLISHLAGPHGPAEGSPEVLIPASEALALLGRSVESSARLRVVEDVDVALDHMEAQLLTRTRTQDSTHRVSSAASPQSADLILVATPSPHIEARLRAILDSGSSCGLVGILVGHWRPGTSLRVGTDGTVLGTSTREANALVGARLFTLPADDARTLIDFLLDVETASPATDHDPDAGGLPAEPTPSGQKPASAPSERGSPERSVALQRGGHDEVASRLKPLNLTVLGPVRLAHHQRDGHQHADLSAALTPKQREILAFLALHADGVRREGLAAAIWPHAPQDRPYNSFHATLSQLRRALRTATHDTVSDVTAHWDGRYALDAAQVDVDLWHLMDTLEASRRSPAGQEYRRFVERILDLYSGDFASDLTAEWAEAPREALRRDVLDSVSSLVRMLREEPEQALAVLERVRPLDPYNEAIYRDIGRFQAHLGQYDAVRRTFHLLKTRLVEIDEQPSAETTSLFMSLQRLSS; this is encoded by the coding sequence ATGCCCGCACGCCACCGTTCTCGTCCCACTCGGCCGACGCGGATCGGCACTGGTCTGCTGCTCCGTTGGCTCGGCATCCTGCGTGGACTGCTCGCCGCCGCGACGTTGACGACGCTGGTCTGCGGTACGCCCTGGGCCCTGATCCACTACGTGGGCTGGCCGCTCCCACGGAGTTGGCCGAGCTGGTCGAAGGCGGAGGTGGTCCTGCTAGCCCCGATGACCACCGGGTTCATGCTCCGCATGGTGGCCTGTGCGCTGTGGCCGGTCTGGGCAGCCTTTGTTGTCGGTGTCTCGGGTGCCGTGTGGGACGAGATCCGCGCGTTGCCGCGACCCGTGACGCCGAGACCCGGTCCGCTCGGGACCCTGGCGGCTGCACTAGTCGGAACGATCGTTGTGGCTCTTCTCGCTCAGCGGAGCGAGGTGCTGCACGAGGCAAAGCCCGCTGTGGCGATGTCAGACGGCCCCTTCGAAATGCAGGACACCATCGAAGTCGATCCACCCCGCGACGGGATCCACGACAACCTCTGGCGAATCGCTGAACGTTCCCTCGGCGAAGGCAACCGATGGCCCGAGCTCTACGCCCTCAACCGCGGAGTACGCCAGCCCGACGGAGACGCCCTGGCCGACCCCGACCTGATCCGCCCTGGCTGGATTCTGCGCCTGCCGAGCCACAGCTCCTCCCCACCGGAAACTGGACCGCCGAGCCATCGTGAGCCGAGGACTCCGGCTCCGCATCCGTCGTACAGCTGGGACCAAGCCACGCCGAGTCCCAGACCGGACAGCAGCGCACCGACCACTCGACCCAGCGCGACTGAGAGCGCTCCGTCTCAACCCTCCGACGAGTCCGATAGGGGACCGGGAATCACTCTGCCCAGCGGGGCATTCGTCGGGATCGGCCTTGCCAGCGTGATCACGGCGGCTCTGGTCGTGGCCCACCGACGGCGGCGGGCGCGCTATCGCCCCGGAAGCGGGGTACGCGATGACCTCGACTTGGCACCCGTGATACGTGCCTTACGCCTCGCAAATGAGAACGCGACCGGCACCGACGAGCTCGACCAGCCTGCTTCAGCCGGCCCAGAGCAGGGTGGCCATGTCATCGGGGTCAGGGAAGGACGGGCACTCGCCTGGGACCTCGCACGTGCCCGGGGAGTCGGCTTCGTTGGGCCCGGAGGCCTCGACGCCGTGCGAGCACTGTTGATCAGCCACCTGGCTGGACCGCACGGTCCGGCTGAGGGTTCCCCAGAGGTCCTGATCCCGGCATCGGAAGCTCTCGCACTGCTTGGCAGGAGTGTTGAATCCTCCGCCCGGTTACGCGTCGTGGAGGACGTCGACGTCGCGTTGGACCACATGGAAGCGCAGCTCTTGACGCGTACTCGAACTCAGGACAGCACGCATCGGGTGTCGAGTGCTGCCAGTCCGCAGTCTGCTGATCTGATACTGGTAGCCACCCCAAGCCCGCACATCGAAGCACGGCTGCGAGCAATCCTGGACAGCGGTTCGTCCTGCGGCCTGGTCGGCATCCTGGTCGGGCATTGGAGGCCTGGCACCTCGCTCCGTGTCGGAACGGACGGCACCGTACTGGGAACCAGCACTCGCGAGGCGAACGCCCTAGTCGGAGCAAGGCTGTTCACGCTGCCGGCCGATGACGCCCGAACCCTGATCGACTTTCTCCTCGACGTCGAGACGGCATCGCCTGCCACGGACCACGACCCGGACGCGGGTGGCCTGCCTGCAGAGCCGACTCCATCCGGTCAGAAGCCCGCCTCAGCACCTTCCGAACGGGGGTCCCCGGAACGCTCAGTCGCGCTGCAGCGCGGTGGCCATGACGAAGTTGCTTCCCGTCTCAAGCCGTTGAACCTCACTGTCCTTGGGCCCGTTCGCCTTGCTCACCATCAACGAGACGGACATCAGCACGCGGACCTGAGCGCCGCCTTGACGCCGAAGCAGCGCGAGATCCTCGCCTTTCTCGCCCTGCACGCCGATGGCGTTCGACGCGAAGGCCTTGCCGCAGCCATCTGGCCTCATGCTCCACAGGACCGCCCGTACAACAGCTTCCACGCCACGCTGAGTCAACTACGGCGGGCCTTGCGTACGGCGACGCACGACACAGTCAGTGACGTAACGGCCCACTGGGACGGCCGCTATGCGCTGGACGCCGCCCAGGTCGACGTCGACTTGTGGCACCTCATGGACACTCTGGAGGCGAGCCGTCGGAGCCCCGCAGGGCAGGAGTACCGCAGGTTCGTCGAGCGGATACTCGATCTCTATTCGGGCGACTTCGCCAGCGATCTCACCGCGGAATGGGCTGAGGCACCGCGAGAAGCCCTCCGGCGGGATGTTCTGGACTCTGTCAGCTCCTTGGTGCGCATGCTGCGTGAGGAGCCGG
- a CDS encoding helix-turn-helix transcriptional regulator codes for MARRRSRLAERRRIVGLTQEALAERLGVDRSTVVRWDAGTASPQPWMRPRLAAELDISVDELNELLSDVPDPLGTQGRESGHERAVTTLTTAAELRHEFDGLAARYDHDPSASLLAEGGEQLNTITFMTRQTRRGRAERELLSLQADACTLMGQLVWDASQRRDHATARNYYDRSATIARRLRDHTLEGHALLRTSYVALYGAQDPRGGLDLALRAADTARSTSPAVTGLALLHAGEAHAMLGEASDCEQALADAQHQLERTDAIDAAADLVSSTQFGRLAGSCYLSLGQHRRAQRILETTAAELQDRRKSRAIVLGNLTLAYIRQREVDGAVVAITEAIAELEQTRGGGGLNVVFTAARELRPWRQETIVADVHDRLFALMATA; via the coding sequence ATGGCACGCAGACGGTCGCGTCTCGCTGAGCGACGCCGAATCGTTGGCCTGACTCAGGAAGCCCTGGCCGAGCGCCTGGGCGTGGACCGCTCCACGGTCGTGCGCTGGGACGCGGGCACCGCGTCTCCGCAGCCGTGGATGCGCCCGCGGCTGGCCGCGGAACTGGACATCTCGGTTGACGAGTTGAACGAGCTGTTGTCGGACGTCCCTGACCCCTTGGGCACGCAGGGCCGAGAATCCGGGCACGAGCGGGCAGTGACCACTCTGACCACTGCGGCCGAGCTGCGCCACGAATTCGACGGCCTCGCCGCCAGGTACGACCACGACCCCTCGGCCAGCCTCCTGGCTGAAGGTGGCGAGCAGCTCAACACCATCACTTTCATGACCCGGCAGACTCGCCGAGGGCGAGCGGAGCGGGAGCTGCTGTCCTTGCAGGCTGACGCTTGCACTCTCATGGGCCAACTGGTCTGGGATGCCTCGCAGCGGCGCGACCACGCGACAGCACGCAACTACTACGACCGCAGCGCGACGATCGCCCGACGCCTGCGCGATCACACCTTGGAGGGTCATGCCCTCTTGAGGACGAGCTACGTCGCACTCTACGGCGCCCAAGATCCGCGAGGTGGCCTGGACCTGGCTCTGCGCGCCGCGGACACGGCGCGGTCGACGAGCCCAGCGGTGACAGGACTGGCGCTCCTGCACGCCGGCGAGGCGCACGCCATGCTGGGTGAGGCGAGCGACTGCGAGCAGGCACTGGCCGACGCCCAGCACCAGCTGGAACGGACCGATGCGATCGACGCCGCGGCGGACCTGGTCTCCTCAACGCAGTTCGGTCGGCTTGCCGGATCGTGCTACCTGTCCCTCGGCCAGCATCGGCGTGCCCAGCGGATCCTGGAGACGACAGCCGCAGAGCTCCAAGATCGCCGAAAGTCACGCGCAATCGTGCTCGGAAACCTTACGCTCGCCTACATCCGCCAGCGTGAGGTCGATGGCGCCGTGGTCGCCATAACCGAGGCGATCGCCGAACTGGAGCAGACCCGAGGTGGTGGAGGACTGAACGTTGTCTTCACAGCGGCCCGGGAACTACGGCCGTGGAGGCAGGAGACGATCGTCGCCGATGTCCATGACCGCTTGTTCGCGCTCATGGCCACGGCCTAG
- a CDS encoding type II secretion system F family protein has protein sequence MNVIALLSVGIGLGLWALMVGLVPPRAPLSALISRLSATPASSPLLIAEQGGWAVRIGRPFTGVLRALGVPTVRVRQDLAVVGRSLETHLAEKAALAATGLLLPGGMALVLSLGGRALPWVVPLGASLALAVVGFVLPDVTARAEAERRRASFRHALSAYLNLVHILLAGGAGLEGALADAAEVGQGWSFQQLRRALNTARLTRTSPWSTLGQLGEELHVGELTELAAALALAGTEGAKVRASLAAKAAALRSRDAAEAEGLANAATERMALPGMLMAFGFVIFVFYPALIQINASL, from the coding sequence GTGAACGTCATCGCACTCCTGTCCGTCGGCATCGGTTTGGGGCTGTGGGCACTGATGGTGGGGTTGGTTCCTCCAAGGGCGCCCTTGTCGGCCTTGATCTCCCGCCTCAGCGCGACCCCGGCTTCCTCGCCCCTTCTGATCGCTGAGCAAGGCGGCTGGGCCGTACGCATCGGTAGACCCTTCACGGGCGTGCTGCGGGCGCTGGGCGTCCCCACCGTCCGCGTTCGCCAGGACTTGGCCGTTGTCGGCCGCTCGCTCGAGACCCACCTGGCGGAGAAGGCGGCGCTCGCCGCGACGGGACTGCTCCTGCCCGGTGGCATGGCGCTCGTTCTCAGCCTGGGCGGCCGCGCCCTGCCGTGGGTGGTTCCGCTGGGTGCTTCTCTGGCTCTGGCAGTAGTCGGCTTCGTCCTACCGGACGTGACTGCCCGGGCCGAGGCCGAGCGGCGGCGAGCATCCTTCCGTCACGCTCTCAGCGCATACCTGAACCTGGTCCACATCCTGCTCGCAGGGGGTGCCGGCCTGGAAGGCGCCTTGGCCGATGCCGCCGAGGTCGGTCAGGGGTGGTCCTTCCAGCAGCTGCGCCGAGCCTTGAACACCGCCCGGCTAACCCGTACTTCGCCCTGGTCGACGCTCGGACAGCTCGGCGAGGAGCTCCATGTCGGCGAGCTGACGGAGCTGGCGGCAGCCCTCGCGCTCGCCGGCACCGAGGGAGCGAAAGTACGGGCGTCACTGGCTGCGAAGGCGGCAGCGCTGCGCAGCCGCGACGCCGCCGAGGCCGAGGGCCTGGCGAATGCGGCAACCGAACGCATGGCCCTGCCAGGGATGTTGATGGCCTTCGGTTTCGTGATCTTCGTCTTCTATCCGGCACTCATACAGATCAACGCCTCGCTATGA
- a CDS encoding TadE family protein, translating into MTAELVVIAPVLIVMLWFLVVCGRTADSRLRIADVAHQAARAASQQRDMVSAGAGARAAATEALGNAGVSCQALDVDVQGSVRPGGTVTVAIACHVDLSDLALLQIPGFVTLTGDFASPVDVYRGTSTRTAIQGGEDL; encoded by the coding sequence GTGACCGCCGAACTGGTGGTGATCGCTCCGGTGTTGATCGTCATGCTGTGGTTTCTGGTCGTTTGCGGACGTACGGCAGACTCCCGGCTGCGCATCGCGGACGTCGCGCACCAGGCGGCGAGAGCAGCGAGCCAGCAGCGCGACATGGTGAGCGCAGGTGCTGGTGCTCGGGCGGCGGCAACTGAGGCGCTCGGGAATGCTGGCGTCTCTTGCCAGGCCCTGGATGTGGACGTTCAGGGCAGCGTTCGACCCGGTGGAACGGTGACGGTAGCCATAGCCTGTCACGTCGACCTCAGCGATCTCGCGCTCCTTCAGATACCCGGCTTTGTCACGCTCACGGGCGACTTCGCCTCGCCAGTGGACGTGTACCGCGGCACGTCGACCAGGACAGCCATCCAAGGAGGCGAGGATCTGTGA